The Paenibacillus thermoaerophilus genomic interval TGCACGGTTTTGACCAACTGCTGGCGGAGGAGCTGAAGGTGCCCGTGCTGATTGCGGACGACCCGATGGATTGCGTGGTTAAAGGAACGGGCATCATGCTGGATCATCTCGATAAAGTTTCCAACAAGAAGCTGGGTTAAGCGGAGGGAAGGCTATGATTCGCGGATTGTACACGGCCACGGCCGGCATGATCACCTCGGAGCGCAAGCACCAACTGGTTACGAACAATATCGCCAACCTGAACACGGTGGGCTTCAAGGCTTCCCATGCCGTTGCGCGTTCGTTTCCCGAGGTGCTGATCGGGATCATCAACGGCGGCGAAGGACAAGCCCAAGGTCAGCCGATCGGCCGTCTTCATACCGGCGTGTTCGCCGAGGAGTCGCTGAACTTGCATGTGCAAGGGGATCTTCGCGCGACCGGCAATCCGACGGATTTTGCCATCCGTTCCAACATTCAAGTGCCCGGCGTTCAATTCGACGCGTCCGGAAAAGGCGTCAACGCCGCGGGCGAAACCGTGTATCAGCCTCAGGCGTTTTTCGCCGTCCGTAACGGCGAAGGACAAGTCCGGTACACCCGTGACGGCCAATTCATCGTCGACGACGCGGGCCGTCTGTTGACCTCCGAGGGGTATGAAGTGCTGGGCTTGAACAACGAGCCGATCGTATTCGGCGCGGATACGGCGCCGGGCGCGGTTGCGGTCGGACCGGACGGCCGGTTCGTCAGCGCCGTTACCGGCGCGCCGCTGCTTGGCGCGGACGGACAAGCGCTGGGCGGGCTGCTGGTCGTCAGGATCGACAATCCATACATGCTGATCCGCGAGGGCAACGGCGTATTCCGTCTGGAGGAAGGAGCCGACGCGGTTCCGGTAACGGCTCAGGACGCGGTGGAGGTCAAGCAGGGCTATCTGGAGCGGTCCAACGTCGACGCGGCGCAGTCGATGGTCGATCTGATGGCGGCTGTCCGGGCGTACGAAGCGAACCAGAAGGTCGTACAAGCCTACGACCGGAGTCTCGAGAAAGCCGTCAACGAAGTCGGCAAAGTGTAACGGGGAGGCTTGAGACATGAATGCATCGATGATCGTCTCGGCTGTCAGCATGCAGGCGGCCCAACAGAAGCTCGACACGGTCGCGCATAATCTGGCCAATCTCAATACGCCCGGCTTCAAGCGCCGCGAGGCCAGCTTCCAGGATATTTTGACGAATACGATCATTCAGGAGCCGGGATTCGAGAAGGCGGGACGCAAGACGCCGCTCGGTTTGCCGGTCGGATGGGGAGCGAAAGTCGGACAAACGTCCGTCAGCCTGGTTCAAGGGCCGCTCGTTACGACGAATCGCGATCTGGATGTCGCTATCGAAGGCAACGGCTTGTTTCAGGTCGAATGGATAGACACGGACGCCAACGGCGGGGCCCAACCGCGCCGGGCCTGGACGAGGGACGGCTCCTTTCAACTGGTGCCCGTCGAGGGCGATCCCGACCGGATGCAGCTGGTGACGTCGCGCGGGGAATTCGTGCTGGACAGCGGCGGCAACCGCATCTACGTCCCGTCGAACGCCCGGGTGCATATCTCGGAGGAAGGCGTTCTGACCTTCTATCACAAGGCAACCCATGAGCGGCTCCCGGCGGATGGCGATCCGATCCGGCTCAGCGTGGGCCGCGTCGTCCGGCCGCACTTGCTGCAGAACATCGGCGACAACCTGATCGC includes:
- a CDS encoding flagellar hook-basal body protein encodes the protein MIRGLYTATAGMITSERKHQLVTNNIANLNTVGFKASHAVARSFPEVLIGIINGGEGQAQGQPIGRLHTGVFAEESLNLHVQGDLRATGNPTDFAIRSNIQVPGVQFDASGKGVNAAGETVYQPQAFFAVRNGEGQVRYTRDGQFIVDDAGRLLTSEGYEVLGLNNEPIVFGADTAPGAVAVGPDGRFVSAVTGAPLLGADGQALGGLLVVRIDNPYMLIREGNGVFRLEEGADAVPVTAQDAVEVKQGYLERSNVDAAQSMVDLMAAVRAYEANQKVVQAYDRSLEKAVNEVGKV
- a CDS encoding flagellar hook-basal body protein encodes the protein MNASMIVSAVSMQAAQQKLDTVAHNLANLNTPGFKRREASFQDILTNTIIQEPGFEKAGRKTPLGLPVGWGAKVGQTSVSLVQGPLVTTNRDLDVAIEGNGLFQVEWIDTDANGGAQPRRAWTRDGSFQLVPVEGDPDRMQLVTSRGEFVLDSGGNRIYVPSNARVHISEEGVLTFYHKATHERLPADGDPIRLSVGRVVRPHLLQNIGDNLIAVDEAAGAIRPDAFDPADGSDAVRLRQGMLEQSNVNFGDEMTELMIAQRAFELNSRAFASAEQLMGLAVSIRA